The following coding sequences lie in one Candidatus Hydrogenedentota bacterium genomic window:
- a CDS encoding DUF72 domain-containing protein has protein sequence MKTKSLSNFAQKRLFIGTAGWSYADWKGIVYPKGCRQPLALLCQWMDLVEINVTWYRPVPASSFLSWLRQTSSNPNFRFTVKAPAVLTHELGSKPDKACVSRFLESVQPLIDHEKLGALLFQFPWSFKRSPAARYYLAQLTDLFRGTPTCIEMRHRSWMAPSFFEALHARNIAFCNIDQPDLKDCIPPTAEVTAPFAYVRLHGRNSTSWFEKKAGRDERYNYLYKADELSPWVNRVMEMQQKVNDLYIVTNNHYQGKAVANALELQASFGIFRQRIPETLLFAYPQLKTMSPP, from the coding sequence ATGAAGACGAAGAGCCTATCAAATTTTGCTCAGAAGCGATTGTTTATCGGAACGGCTGGCTGGTCCTATGCCGATTGGAAAGGCATTGTCTATCCGAAGGGCTGCCGGCAGCCACTCGCGCTGCTCTGTCAATGGATGGATCTGGTCGAAATCAATGTAACGTGGTATCGGCCTGTACCCGCTTCTTCTTTTCTTTCATGGCTGCGTCAAACAAGCAGTAATCCAAACTTTCGTTTTACCGTGAAAGCACCGGCGGTTCTTACCCACGAACTGGGCTCCAAACCGGATAAGGCTTGTGTTTCCCGATTTTTGGAAAGTGTTCAGCCTCTCATTGATCATGAGAAATTGGGCGCGCTGCTGTTTCAATTCCCTTGGAGTTTCAAGCGCAGTCCGGCAGCACGATATTATCTGGCGCAGCTTACCGATCTCTTCCGAGGGACACCCACATGCATTGAAATGCGTCATCGTTCTTGGATGGCGCCCTCTTTTTTCGAAGCGCTGCACGCACGAAATATCGCCTTTTGCAATATTGATCAGCCCGATTTGAAGGATTGTATTCCACCAACGGCGGAAGTAACCGCTCCCTTTGCCTATGTACGGCTTCACGGCAGGAATAGCACCTCATGGTTTGAAAAAAAAGCAGGCAGAGATGAACGATACAATTATTTGTATAAGGCCGATGAGCTAAGCCCTTGGGTGAATCGCGTGATGGAAATGCAACAGAAGGTCAATGACCTGTATATTGTCACGAACAATCACTATCAGGGTAAGGCGGTGGCGAATGCTTTGGAATTGCAGGCATCATTCGGTATCTTCAGACAGCGGATTCCGGAAACGCTGCTCTTTGCGTATCCCCAACTCAAGACAATGAGCCCACCTTAA
- a CDS encoding deoxyhypusine synthase family protein, whose protein sequence is MMDRKLHDGREDGLQPLKSLDLNSISSCAELVRAMALTSFGGRQLGQALEVCLAMIQDPSCKVVLTLSGAMTVAKQGKIICEMIDRGMVHAIVATGALMAHGLTESIGLTHYAVNPAVDDKELFEKGYNRVYDTLEMEANLNEVCEVIADVLAAYEPEGGVWSSSRFCRAVGEELDRLDQGPGILRSAYRHGVPVFVPAFTDSEMGLDFSTWIMKKMLRKRASSDAITPDELFTAVPPYNPFLDLQAYARFIGKVETLGIFTVGGGVPRNWAQQVGPYYDITADRLGVELPAIRFKYGVRLCPEPVNWGGLSGCTYSEGVSWGKFIHPDEGGQYAEVLSDATVVWPLLMKAVCEELDAR, encoded by the coding sequence ATGATGGATCGCAAATTACATGATGGGCGTGAAGACGGTCTGCAACCGTTGAAAAGCCTTGATTTGAATTCCATATCGTCTTGTGCCGAGCTGGTGCGTGCCATGGCGTTAACGTCTTTTGGCGGGCGCCAGCTCGGTCAGGCGCTGGAAGTGTGTCTTGCCATGATTCAGGATCCCTCCTGCAAGGTGGTGCTGACCCTTTCCGGAGCCATGACCGTGGCAAAGCAAGGCAAAATTATCTGTGAGATGATTGATCGCGGCATGGTGCATGCCATCGTCGCGACAGGGGCGCTGATGGCACACGGATTGACCGAATCCATCGGCTTGACCCATTACGCAGTTAATCCGGCAGTAGACGATAAGGAACTTTTTGAAAAAGGCTATAACCGCGTTTATGATACGCTGGAGATGGAAGCCAATCTCAACGAAGTGTGCGAGGTGATCGCTGATGTGCTCGCTGCTTATGAACCCGAAGGCGGCGTATGGTCGTCGTCGCGATTTTGTCGTGCTGTTGGCGAGGAGCTTGATCGACTCGACCAAGGGCCCGGCATTCTGCGCAGCGCCTACCGGCACGGAGTTCCCGTCTTTGTTCCCGCCTTCACGGACAGTGAGATGGGTCTCGATTTCTCCACGTGGATCATGAAAAAAATGCTCCGGAAAAGGGCTAGCTCCGATGCTATTACGCCCGATGAACTCTTCACCGCCGTGCCGCCCTATAATCCTTTCCTCGATTTGCAGGCCTATGCCCGCTTTATCGGCAAAGTAGAAACCCTCGGTATCTTTACCGTTGGCGGCGGTGTACCGCGCAATTGGGCACAGCAAGTAGGACCCTATTACGATATTACTGCCGATAGATTGGGTGTTGAACTGCCCGCTATACGGTTTAAGTATGGTGTGCGGCTGTGTCCCGAACCGGTAAACTGGGGTGGCTTATCCGGCTGTACCTATTCGGAAGGGGTCAGCTGGGGTAAATTCATCCATCCCGACGAAGGCGGACAATATGCCGAAGTACTCTCCGACGCCACGGTCGTATGGCCGCTTTTGATGAAAGCTGTCTGTGAGGAATTAGACGCCCGTTAA
- the speD gene encoding adenosylmethionine decarboxylase yields MARTLCLDDKRVLDAMARAAERAGATVVSQVRYKFGHDSPPGFTAVVLLDESHCSAHTYADLGLIAMDVFTCGSTNPRDVLRYIQEEIDLGDVTVTEVDRFTTQELSSIDPYLNREPMLAF; encoded by the coding sequence GTGGCTCGAACGCTTTGTCTCGATGACAAGCGGGTGCTGGACGCGATGGCGCGTGCGGCGGAGCGGGCCGGGGCAACGGTTGTATCTCAGGTGCGTTACAAATTCGGTCACGATTCACCGCCCGGATTTACAGCTGTAGTACTGCTTGACGAAAGCCACTGTTCCGCCCATACCTATGCGGATCTGGGGCTGATCGCGATGGACGTGTTCACCTGTGGAAGCACGAATCCGCGCGATGTCCTGCGTTATATTCAGGAGGAAATTGACCTCGGTGATGTGACTGTCACCGAAGTCGACCGCTTCACTACGCAGGAACTTTCCTCTATTGACCCCTACCTCAACCGTGAACCGATGCTTGCCTTTTAA